TTGACAACATTGCCAAAGCCAGGATGGAAAGCAGACCCCAAACCCCACCCTGGGGTCTGAGCTCAAGCCCCAGCCACGCCCTCACTCACCAGCATCCATGTGCACAGTGTCTGACTTCATGGGTGACCCATACCCATTCTGCGCCTCACAAGTATAATCTCCAGCATCAGAGGCCGACATGGGGTCAAAGATCTGGAGGGCAGAAGACGAATTGGCTTCCTGCTTGAAGAAGCCAAGTACctgtcttttctgtctcctgacCCTAACGCCAAGGTTACCTTGTTGCTTGCTCTTCTTCCCCACTTTCGGGGGTTCTATAACCCCGAGCCCCCCTCATACACATCTTTTACCCTGACCCCGTCCGTACCAGCTCCCCTGTCTTATGGTTCAGGCTATAGGAAGAGTTGCTGAAGGCACGGTTGTTCTTGGGTTCCGTAGGCATCAGTAACCCATTCTTGAACCAAAAGTATTCAGAAGGTGGGGAACCGTCTTTCTCTGAGCAGGTCAGCACTGCTCGGGTCCCGATGGTAGCAGAGGAGGGGACACTGATTGTAGGCTTGGATGGAGgcactggggagggagagaaggtacTTGTCACAAGAGCAGGAGGGCTGCCTGAAGGCCAAGTAACATGACACTCCCATCCATCAGCTCTAGCCTTCCTCCCTTACTATGCCCTTAGTTTCCCCCTAACCAGGGGCTCGTTCTTCTCTGACAGCACCAGGACTCTGaacacccctctccccagccccaccgcCACGAGCATTTTCACCATCAGCGAGCTCCAAAGCTTAGCAGAGCCTGCTAAGGGTTTAGGGAAAGAACTGATTGCAAGCCCACACAGAAGACCTGTGGCACGTACCAAGCACAATGAGCTGGACGGTGACCTCCCCATAGGTGTTGCCGCCTTCGTCAGAGACCATACAAGTGTACGTCCCCGTGTCTTTCCGGGTCACAGAATGGAAGGTGATGCCACTGTCCGAAAAAGTAACTCGGTCCTCATAGGAAGCTACCAGGACAGAGGAAACAGGGGCAGAGTGAGCTGGAAAGCTAAGAGAAGCTGGTGACGGTGGCACCCAAGGCACAGGGGGCTCTCTTCTTCCCCCAGGAAAGGCTCCGGGAAGGCCCTGGGGACTTCAGCCCCAGGGTGTGCCCCCTGCAACCTAGGCAGTCAGCAAGGAGGTGGAGTGACTCACCTGTGATCTTGTTGCTATAGCAAACGAGGCTGGTGATGTCGCCATGGGCAAACTTCCACTCCACACGGGGAGAGGAGAAGCCCGAGTAGGAGCAGGACAACTTGGCAGCTGCAGACAGGATCAAAGTGAGTGGGAGGAAGAAACAGCAGTAAATGGAGAAGATGGGGAAATGGCCCCAAACCACAGTCTGGGCTGGATGTTCCCCAGGGGTCTGCACCTGCTCACCTCCCTTCCCTCCAACTCCCGCCACCCTCCACAGCCCCACCCAACTCACGTTTATTCTCAGCAACTTTGACTACTGGTTCAGAAGTTTGCACTGCACCCCTGCCCAATGCCAGTGAGcctgagaagaagaagagaggcgGGTCCATCAGGAGTGGACAGAGAAATGCTGTGGAGAGTGGAGAGCAGTCCCAGCTGATGGGGCATCTAGGGCTGGGTCTCCCCATGCTGAGATTCCAAGGTCAAGGGATTCAAGAGATTCACGTTCCTCTCGGATCCCACACTTTCTCACCAATAttctaaatatcttttaaaaatgctttttgttaCAGTTGCAGGCTAATACTTGTTTTATcagtggaaataaaatatttcctgctaatgtaatttctttatttaaaaaaatgtttccctcTGTGACTCCTAATAATCTAATTAGATTCCTCCTAGTCCAAGAGCAGCTTTCTAAATGACATTTCATGGTTCAGAGAAAGCTTCTCAGCAAATAATTGCAGTCACTTGTCAGACAATCCTGGCAGGAAGCCAGCAAAGCTGGAggcaagggagggaaggaaagggaggagtaataataggataataataatacatttgtaGGGCCTTTTGTgcttttcaaagtgttttcacaTACAATTATATCATTTGATCCTTGAAACAAGCATGACAGATCAGCAGGACAAATATTATCATCCCAGTGTTACATGAGGAACTGAAGTAAAGAAATgtgtctaagatcacacagctggttctGGACCAGAAGTGGGCTCAGATCATCTCATTAGAATCTCCTTCTGCCCaatggagaagagaaggaaaatgtggTGTGTGGTGAAGGTGGAGAGAGGAGGTGAGGAGAGGCAAGGCTAATTAAGTAACATGGTGGGAGAAAGGCAGCAGGGCTCACAGGAGGGGCCCACACATCCCAAAATAAGCACCAGTGCCAGAGGATTCTAGGATGGTGTGATATAGTTACCAACCTGCACTTACACAATTACTCTCATTCATGTTTTCAAAGCTCAAACTCATGAAGGATGCTTTACTTATAGCTTTAAGTCAAAGTCCTGTCTTCTTTAGATAAATGCAAGCATATCTGTTCAATGCAAgtatactttttctttattaaattatcCAAGTAACTGAATATGGTCTCTTGACCCTGAACCTCCCTTTTCTTATCTGAAACATGACGGGTTTGAACTAGATGTTCTCTGAAATCCTTtaggttcattttctttttcttgtttctttctttctttttttttttaaacctgaaagaTTAAGtgtgtggcttccctggtggcgcagtggttaagaatccacctgccaatgcagaggacacaggttcgagccctggtccgggaagatcccacatgccgtgcagcaactaagcccacgagccacaactactgagcctgcgttgtacagcctgcgtgccacaactactgaagcccgcgtgcctacagcctgtgctccgcaagaagagaagccaccgcaatgagaagcctgcacgccgcaacaaagaccagccccggctcgccacaactagagaaaagcccgcaggcagcagtgaagacccaacgcagccatacatacgtacatacatacttacatacataaataaataaatagaaaaaataaaagattaagtgGCTGATCCAAGTTTTCATAgctaggaaatggcagagctgagattagcATACAGGTCTCTCCTacacctctttttttcccttattatACCATACTTTTATACACCATGCTGCTTTTCAGAAAAGCCACTAGTTTAACGGAGGCAAACTATGTACTAAAATATAATTCTCTTAAAAGTCAGGTCCATTTTATCTAGAAATTATTTCTAATCATATTACTTTGTATCTGTATATTTGGCATTATATTTCAAAGTCAAATCTATAATCAGATGTAATAACAGATACAGAAATTGACCCAAATAGTCTTTACTAAATTGAAAACTGAGGACATGGAAGTCTCTGACTCAGCCCTCATCAAGAACGCTGACAATGAAATGCTTTGATTTTTTGCCCAAGTCAACTTTCTCTGCTTTGATGATGggaactttgtttttttaagattctcgAATTTTACAATTTGCTACCTGTGATGTACACCAAGATGTGCAAACCAGATCTCTCTTCAGGAATGAAGGACTTGTTGTCTCAGCTGCTGGAACTGCTGCCAGAAGAAGGCCTGCAGCCATCAGCCCTCTCTGAGGATACCCAGAACACTGCCTTGCCCAGGGCCATGCCTCCTACCAGGCAGCAACAGGGTCAGGGCACCGGCATCCAATGCCTGATCAGTGAGAGGGGGGGTAGTTCTCTGGcgacctagtggttaggattctgggctttcagtgCCATGGCCAAGGTTCAATACCTGGCCGGGGAACTGAGATCGAGCAAGtcctgtggccaaaaaaagaaaggaaccagCAAGAACTGACTTTTGGAGACTTCccttggtggttcagtggttaagactccacgcttgcttccactgctgggggctcgggttcgatccctggttggggaactaagatccaacgtGCCAcgtgggacaaaaaaaaaaagggggggaggacACATATAAAGTCCCAGCTCTATCGCCCCAACTCCCCAACTTGGGACAACACTGAAGGGCTATTTCTGCTTCAAAGGTCCCTGTGCAGTAAGCTGAGGCCTTGTTGGGACTACAATGCAACTCatcttttccctctgcccagtcctgcttccACAGGTGTGGATCccaagaacactccctaataaaTGTCTTGGTACAATAATTGACATCTCAGAGTCAGTTTCCCAAGAACCCAACCTATGACACCACCCAAATGAGGAACAGCTTGTAATTAAACTAAAAACTAGCCTTTGAAATAAAGGGCCgcccaaaagaaaataaataaattaatcacaGCATATGAATTTGATGATTGCTTCTGCCTCACTTCTAACTTTAGCTGAAGTTCTTTTTTGAGTCCTCTCAGATTATCAGATCTAAAACATGTGCAGGAATGACACcaccacatatatacacaaacatattgGGCAACTGGCATCTTCCCCTTCTCATTAATTCTGACTGCTATTACCTAGTCCAGGCTTCTCTCCTCTTGCTTAAAATACAGGGCCCTTCACCTCAGGGCCTTCCCACCTTCCTCTGATGCAGGACTGTTGATGTCTGCCTGTGGCCTGACTGCAATACTCAAACCTCTACTGTGACTGCGTCTCACACCATGAGTCAAGTCCAGCCTCCCCACCATGTCCTTCCTTCCTAGTGACCCCAGGACACCTCAGACATCCTGATCCACCTTCCCCTTCTTGTTCCTGAACAAGCCTCTGGATCCAGACTGActgcattcaaatcccagctctgttactTATAATCTGTGTGACCCGGGCAAGCCACTTAGTCACTTTGAACCTCAGTTTGcccacttgtaaaatggggataataagagttTCTATGTCAAAGGGCTGTTGTTGAGAGTTAAACAAGCTAATACAAATAAAGTGCTTACAAGAGTGTCTGACCAACAGGAAGCACCAAATAAGTATTATgtcttattattatcatcatctgcCCATAGGTCCTTCTGTACAtacttctttttctgacttcaaagTTTTCTTCAGTaagacatataaataaatataaatactgcCAGAAAAATGCTTACATTCCAGCCCACTAAACCACCTCTCCTCTATCACTGTAATTGCCTTGGAAAGACTAACTCTTTtctagagcttccctggtggtgcagtggttaaaaatccgcctgccaatgcagaggacatagGTTCAAGctctggaccgggaagatcccacatgccacggagaaactaagcctgtgtgccacaactactgagcctgcgctctagagcccgtgctccgcaacaagagaagccacctgcgcactgcaaggaagagtagacctctctcgccacaactaaagaaagcccgagtgcagcaacgaagacccaatgcagccaaaataaataaataaataacttataaaaattaaagaaaaaaaagactaactcTTTTCTGGAACCATCATGTATAGAGCAGCAGAGCTGAGGGCTTTCTCTCACAACACCCACAATTTCCCCATCCATTCTcctcatctattttatatgttcCCTTGCCTCATCACGACCTCCCTTTTGCACTTAACCTTGGACCTATACTTGGCATACTGTACATACAAATGTCCTACTAGTTAACATGGTAAAccaaaacagaaggaaatttcaCCTTTTCCATTGTGATGTTTAATTTACTCCACGTTCAcaacaagaaaaactacaaagtCAAAGGCATCAATAAGAGTTTTTGGAAGGTGCGTGGTGAGAGGCCTCGTGGAGCGTGGAGGTGCTGCTATCGCTTCCAGTGGGGCTGGCATGACCACTGCGGGCTTGGCAAATGAAGCTCCTGAAATTCCAGACAACGTGGGAGACTGGCTTCGGGGAGTCTACCGCTTTGCCACCGATAGAAATGACCTCTGGAggaactttttttcttctttttttaattaattaatatatttattttagttttggctgtgttgggttttcgctgctgcacatgggctttctctagttgtggtgagtgctggcttctcactgcggtggcttctcttgttgtggagcacgggctctaggcgcgcgggcttcagtagttgtggcaggtgggctcagtagttgtggctcgcgggctctagagcgcaggctcagtagctgtggcgcacgggcttagttgctccacagcaggtgggatcttcccggaccagggattgaacctgtgtcccgtgcattggcaggcggattcttaaccactgtgccaccagggaagcctcttccAGAGGAACTTGATCCTTAATTTGGGACTCTTTGCTGCCGGAGTTTGGCTGGCCAGGAATTTGAGTGACATTGACTTAATGGCACCTCAGCCTGGGGTGTAGCCGTAAAGATACATGGAACCCCTGTGCTGTACTCGAACCTGCCAAAAACAGAGCCTCCAACCTGTGACCATCCCAAGACTTGCCCTGATGGCAGCTGAAGTTTGATTCAGATGGGCACCTTTCTTTCCCTgcttgatttccttttctttgctgaGTCCACTCAGAACACCCTTCTCTGGTCAGCAGGCAGGCTTCAGCTAAAGTGTTGTCCTCTGTTCTCTAAAGTTCTGTACATAGTTCCAAAGTTTCTGCAGGGGATGATCTTTGCTCTTGTCCTGAGGAAAAATCTAATGGTATTTCAACAAATAAAGACTGtacacaaagacaaaaaaaaatagattttttggCCCTTTCATGTACAGAAAACCTTCACTCAATCTTGTACCCCTCTCTAGTGACAATcctttcctccccttctctctaaACTTCTTAAAGAAGTAGTCTACACACACTGTTTCCAGCCCAACACACACATTCACTGCTCAACCTACTGCAATACGTCTTTGGCTCTcactttgaaattaaaattgattttactAAGGTCACCAATCATATTCCTCAATTCTAAGATACCCTGATTATAAGATATAACATCAATTTAATAATAACTTCTTGGGGGAACATCATATTAAATACGTACATGGGCTGTAAGTCACATCCCAATTTCCAAAACATTAAAGTAGTCTTATAATTAAAGATatccagtatttgttttttcagttACCTTCTGTGGCCTTTGTGAGATGTTTGACCCTGCTAACCACTCGCCTCCTCAAGCCACTCCACCCCCTTGGTTTCTGTGTTCAGCCCTTCTGGTCCTCCCCCCACCTCAGTGTTATCTTATTCGCCTTCTTGAACTTTGCTTCCTTTGTCCATCCCTTAATATTAGTAATCCCCAGCATTCCATCCTGTGCCCTTTCTCCTCTCCATATTCTCTCTAGgaaatctcaaatacacaacaTTCCTCTACACCAATATATGGCCAGCTCCAGATACCACCTCTTACCTGAGCTGCAGACTCCTATTGTTGTGCCTCCTGACACTTCTACTTGAACTTCACACTCCCCCTCCTGCAATCTCACGCTGCTCATCATTTCCCACTACCTCTcgcttcccctcctctctccaggtTGGTGGTATCACCATTTACTTGGTGACTCACTCTAGAACCTTTTAAGCCATCACCATCTTTCCTTCACTCTAGTCAAACACCAATCATTACAATGTCACCTCCCAAATCTCCCTCAAATTT
Above is a window of Balaenoptera acutorostrata chromosome 1, mBalAcu1.1, whole genome shotgun sequence DNA encoding:
- the F11R gene encoding junctional adhesion molecule A, with amino-acid sequence MLGTKAKVGRKQLLLFTSMILCSLALGRGAVQTSEPVVKVAENKPAKLSCSYSGFSSPRVEWKFAHGDITSLVCYSNKITASYEDRVTFSDSGITFHSVTRKDTGTYTCMVSDEGGNTYGEVTVQLIVLVPPSKPTISVPSSATIGTRAVLTCSEKDGSPPSEYFWFKNGLLMPTEPKNNRAFSNSSYSLNHKTGELIFDPMSASDAGDYTCEAQNGYGSPMKSDTVHMDAAELNVGGIVAAVLVTLILLGVLIFGIWFAYNRGYFDRAKKGTSSKKVIYSQPTARRDGEFRQTSSFLV